CTGTAgtaggaaaaatagacaaatattcaagaaatagaTTTTATCTGTCACACGGAAGGGAGGGGGCCGGGCAGGAACCTGGGGGAAGAGTGTTCCAGACTgagggaacagccagtgcaaGGCTCAGAGGACAGGGGAGGTGGAGGCATGTGGGGCAGAGGGTGGGAACTCTTTGGTCCTAACTCTCCCCTCTCTACGGCAGACAGTGCTCAGCCCCGCCGTTCCCAGGAGAGGATGGCCCAGGTTCCGGGTCTCGACCACCCACCCAGCCAGTTCCTCCCGGGCGCACACAGGCTCTGCTGAGCCCCCGCAAGGTGCCTGACGCAGGCCAGGGCGCCGAGGAGACGCCCCAACGACCGCGGAGGAAACAGGGGAGCTGGGCTGTTGTTGTTGTAAACAGGGCAGCCCCACCCCAAACGGAAACACCTGCGGCCGGAGGGGGTCGGCCCGCCCTGAGGCTCAGAGCCCTTGCTGTGCCTCTGCTACCCTCCCTCTCAGGGCTTCTTACCCCTTCCTCCGGGTCTCCCTTCCCCTCTGTGATCTCTGATCCCCTCCATGGGCCTCCATCCCCTTCCCTCTGAGTCACCATCCCCCCCTCTTCTGGGTCCATCCTCCTCTGGGTCTCATCCCCCTCTGTATCTCAACCCCCCTCTCCCTGGGTCCCcgtctcccacccacccccagtctCTGCCCCCCTCCAGCACAGGGTGAGGTAGGCATGCGGCTCTGAAACTTGGGGCGGTGCCCCCTGACCCTCCCTGCCCCTTCCTGCGCTCTTTGATGCGGCCCCACTTCCTCTGGCAGGAACCCCCGCCCTAGCCGGGCCAGGGTAAAAGGCAGCAGCTGGGCCCGTCAGGAGGCAGCAGCGGCTCCTCTTCCTCGCAGCCCTGTCTCCCAACCCTTGTACCAGTGCTGGGCCTCAGACCCTGGTACAGGCCTGGGGGGCAGGGACCTGGGGACCTAGCAGCACCAAGGCCCGGGGTAGGATGAGGCCAGCGGAACCGTTCCAGCAGCCCTGGTCTCCCTCTGCTGTCCTCTCCCTGGTCAGTCCTCacctgctcccacccccacccccgctgtcTGGAGCCTTGTGCACTGCTcagcccctctcctctccccactccAGATCCTCCCTGCCCCAAAGTCTCCCTCTTTCTACCTGCCTCAGAGCACCTCCCTTGCTCTTTCCCTCCCATCTTTCTCCGTCTCAGGTTTCTTGGGATGCTCAAAGTCTCTGTCCCTGTTTCCTTCCCTATGTGTGCCTAACCCTGCTCGTGCTGAGGTCCCTCACTGCCCAGTCCCAACCTCTTCCTCAGGTGTCTCTCTGCAGGGCTGGGCTCCTGTCTGCAGGACTGGCCATCGAGGTCCATTTCCTCACTTGGACTCTAAGAGTTGCATGGTGCAGGGAAATTTCCAAATCTGAGATCTAGGCCACAGGTCAGCTCGGCAACTCAGGGGCTCCAGGGAAAGGACGTGCTTCCCTGGCCCAGTTCCTCCTCAGCCAGGCAGGCCACGGACCCTGATGGGCTCCACTCCCGAGCGGCCAGGGAGACAGGTAGGCCCAGGTGGACGCCCAGACACGGCCACTCTGTCCTGCTTTCCTCACCCTCAGTGGCCGGGAAGGCACTTGACAGGAGGATGGGGGGCACCCAGGCCGACCACGGGAGAGTTGGGGAACACCCAGGAACCTGTGGGAGGGGGGATGGCCTTGTTTATTCAGAAGCTGAGACCCAGACCCAGAGAGAGAGCAGCTCATAAAAGAACAAAGGGCAGCGGGCAGAGGTCTGGCCCCATTCCCATCCTTAACTCTGGATGAGACCACTCCTTCTGCTAGGTAAGGGCCCACAGACGGCACAGCGGGTGGCCAGTGGGTGGGAAAATAACTTTATTTCTCTTGAGCTGGGGCTGGGCAGCATCCAGGCTCAAAACTTCTGGAACTGCTTCTTGGTGCCGGCAGCCTTGGTGACCTTGAGCACGTTGAAGCGTACGGTCTTGCTCAGGGGCCGGCACTCACCCACGGTGACAATGTCGCCGATCTGGACGTCCCTGTGGGGGGCAGTGCCCGTGCCGTCAGAAGGGACCACGCTAAGCCCAGCAACCCAGGCGAGCCCCTTCCTTTGCCAGGCTGAGGCCTCCCAGCTGTGCCAAACCCCACCCAAGCGCCAGCTTCCATTTCCACTTGCCCCACCATTCATGACCAATAGAGCACTACTGACCCTGTGGGACAAGTACCCTGAAACCCTTCAAAGAACCTCCCAGGGGGCTGCTATGGTCCCTGTTCTAGAAGGACAGCATGGAGGCTCCTGAGGACCACCACTTGTTCTGGGCAGCCTCCCTgagcctgcccctcccccaggagCCAGAGCACAGCTCAGCACCTGCATATGACCCGGAAACCAACTCCCCACACCCTCCGCCCCCTCAACTCTTCCCACAGTCCCCTCAACATATCCCCAAGCCACCCCCCACGACCCTGACCTCTCCCGCTATCCTTGCTGCTAGAGCACGTTCTGTGAGAACCGGCACCCAACAGTGAGCCCAGGAGGGGACACCCAATATGAATGTTAAGGAATGAGCCTTCTAAATCCTAAGGCTCTCGCCTGACAAGACGTTCTCATCCCTTAGACACGAGGTTTCCGCCCAGCAGAACACTGTGACGACTGACAAGCTGGTCAGAACTGCTGCCCTGTTCAGGGCACTTCCTCAGCTGGTTCTGATTGGCCCAGgcctggaagggcagggagaCCGTGCTTACCTGAAGCAGGGGGACAGGTGCACGGACATGTTCTTATGGCGCTTCTCGAATCGGTTGTACTTGCGGATGTAGTGGAGGTAGTCCCGGCGGATGACGATGGTCCTCTGCATCTTCATCTTCGTCACCACGCCTGGGAGGGGGGACAGACTCAGGGTCAGCCCCCGGAGAAAAAGGGGCCAAGGGGACGCTGGAACTGAGTTGCTAGGCAGGGTTCCCAAGGAGCCCTGCTGCTGGCATCAGCTTCGCTAAGCGGATTTCTCGGCAGGGCCGTGGGGGCATCCGAAGACCATCGTGAAAACAGACATCATTTGCCAGTATCCTGGCCCCTAGAATCCCAGTCCAGCTCCTCTCCCCTCAGATCTGGAAGGCTGAGacaccagccccctccccaccaggaTCTGAAAACAAAAATCCTAGGACCCTCCCAGTCGGTACTTTAGGTCTTAGACGCCCCCCAGCCCCTCACTCACCAGACAAGATTCGCCCTCGGATAGAGACGTTGCCTGTGAAGGGACATTTCTTGTCGATGTAGCTTCCCTCGATAGCCTGAAGGGATAAGGAGAAAGCATGAGCCTTGGATAGGCAGCTCCTGAAGCGAGTAAGGGGTGTGGCCTGGGCACCTCTGCTTGGGCACATGTGCAGCACTggagtttgggggggggggtcctcaTTCTTGCTTCTGAGGGTCCCCGTACCTCCTTGGGTGTCTTGAAACCCAGACCAATGTTCTTGAAGTAACGCGGGAGCTTCTCTTTGCTAGTTTCTCCAAGCAGGACCCTCTTCTTGTTTTGGAAGATAGTTGGCTGCTTTTGGTAGGCACGCTCGGTCTGTGGGGATGAGAGAGCTGGTGAGCAAGCAACAGGAAGCAAACCTCCTGGACGCCACTCTCTGGAGCTTTTACCACCCCCAACCCCAATCTTTCTAACGCTTATCCCTAGGATACCTAACCCATCAGTCcagattttatttcctaaaacgAAGAGACCAAAAATCCCTGGCCACAGTCCAAAACCCCCAATTTCCCTCTAGGCTACCCCAATTCGAGTTTACCGGTAAATCAAAAACTCTACTCTAAATCTGAGGTTGCTTCAGCATTTATGTTCTAAAACACCTCCCGCCGCGGACGCAATTCACCCCTTCAGCCCCACATCCTAAATCACTCCTCCAACACCCTGGATACTATTAGTTCCCAAAACCCAATGTCCCCTCCATCCAGGATTCAATCCAAATTTAACCTATGCGGCTTCAGGATTAAAGGCAAA
The genomic region above belongs to Tamandua tetradactyla isolate mTamTet1 chromosome 16, mTamTet1.pri, whole genome shotgun sequence and contains:
- the RPS11 gene encoding small ribosomal subunit protein uS17, coding for MADIQTERAYQKQPTIFQNKKRVLLGETSKEKLPRYFKNIGLGFKTPKEAIEGSYIDKKCPFTGNVSIRGRILSGVVTKMKMQRTIVIRRDYLHYIRKYNRFEKRHKNMSVHLSPCFRDVQIGDIVTVGECRPLSKTVRFNVLKVTKAAGTKKQFQKF